In Pikeienuella piscinae, the sequence CTACGATGGTTGTCGGCGCGATGGCGATATTCGCCTGCGCCGCCTTGTGAAAGACGATGGAGAGGAGAGGAACTCCGCGCGCGTTCTGATGGCGCTCGCGCTCCTTCCTGAGCTTGACCAGCACCTCCTCTCGGTCCGCGCCCTGCTGAAGCATCCTGAGCCGCCGGTTCACCTTAGACTCGCGGCTGTGGCTCTTGCCGTAGATCAGCAGGTAGACGCCCTCGACGATCATCAGGACGCCGATGAAGATCATCGCATAGAGAAGCGGGCCCAGCATCGCTCCTCAGCCCGCCTTGCGCCCGGCGGGGATGAAAATGTCTTGCGGGAGCTTGATGCCCCACCGCGCGAACCGCTCCGCGAAATGCGAGCGGATCCCGGTCGCGGTGAATTCGCCGATCACGCTGCCGTCGTCGCCGATCGTCTGCTGGTCGAAGCGGAAAATCTCCTGCATCGTGACGATGTCGCCGTCCATCCCGGTAATCTCCTGTATCGAGACCATGCGCCGCGCGCCGTCGGACAGCCGCGAAACCTGGACGACAACCTGGATGGCGGCGGCGATCTGCGTGCGCACCGCCTTCATCGGCATGTCGATCCCCGACATCGAGACCATGTTCTCGACCCGGCCGAGCGCGTCACGCGGGTTGTTGGCGTGGATCGTGGTCATCGAGCCGTCATGGCCGGTGTTCATCGCCTGCAGCATGTCCAGAACCTCGCCGCCGCGAACCTCGCCGACGATGATCCGATCCGGTCGCATCCGGAGCGCGTTGCGCAGAAGGTCGCGCTGGTTGATCTCGCCTTTGCCCTCAATATTCGGCGGCCGGCTCTCCATCCGTCCCACGTGCATCTGCTGCAACTGCAACTCGGCGGTATCCTCGATCGTGACGATGCGCTCGTTGTTGGCGATGAACGCCGAAAGCGCGTTCAGGTTCGTCGTTTTTCCCGACCCGGTTCCGCCCGAGACGAGGACGTTCAGCCGCGTGCTGACGACCGCCTGAAGATACTGCGCCATGTGGCCGGAGAGCGTGCCGAACTCGATCAGTTTTTCAATATCGAACGGTGTGCGCGAGAATTTGCGAATCGAGAGGAGCGGTCCGTCCACGGCGCATGGAGGGATCATCGCGTTGACGCGGCTTCCGTCCTTCAGGCGCGCATCGACCCAGGGCTGGCTCTCGTCCACCCGTCGGCCCACCGCCGAAACGATCTTGTCGATCACCCGCATCAGGTGCCGCTCGTCCTTGAACTGCACTTCGGTCAGCTCCAGCCGGCCGAACCGTTCGACGAAGCACTGCTCATGGGTGTTCACGAGTATGTCGGTGACGGTCGGATCCTTCAGCAGCGGTTCCAGCGGGCCGAGCCCCGTGACCTCGTCGACCAGCGCGTTCACCAGCGACTCGAACTCCTGCGCGTTGACGACGACGCCGATATCGGTCAGCGTTTCGCGGCTGATCGCGGCGATCTCCTGGCGCAGATCGGCGATTGGCGCATCCTCGATCGCGCCGAGATTGAGGCTCTCGAGAAGCCGCTGGTGGATCGTGACGCGAAGATCCAGAAGGCGCCGCCGTCGCCGCGCGTCGGCCTGCTCCTCGCTCGTCGGGCGCCGCGCCGCGGGCGGTTTCATGGCGACCGCAGGGGTGACGGGCTCCGGCTGTGGCCGCGCAGGCGGGGTCTGCGTCGTGCGGTATTTCTTGAACATCGCTATTTCGCCCCTCCGGTTTCGGCGCGCGCGGCGGCGGCTGCGGACTTGACCAGCCCGCGCGCGATGCGCCGGATTTCCTTTCTGAGCGCGTTCCCCTTGGCGGCGCGCGCCAGCGGCGCGCCTTGATCGCAGGCGGCGGTGATCTGCTTGCCGCCATCCGGCAGGCGGGCTGCGAAATCCACGCTGAGGCTCTGCTCCAGCCGCCGCGCGCGGGACCGACCGCTCATGTCCGTGAAGGTCGGCGCCCGGTTGAGCACGACCGATATGTTCTCGACGGGAAGATCCTCCGCCTTCAGGGCGCGCAGAAATCTCAGCATGTTCTGCGCGCTGCGCATGTCTGTCTGCATGACCGCGAAAAAGGTTTCCGCTTCAGTAAGCACCAGGTCCGACCAATGGGTCAGCGTCTGCGGCAGGTCAATGAATATGAAGTCGTAATTCGCGCGGGCGAGGCCCAGCATCGTGCGCACGTCGTCCGGTCCGATGATGTCGAGCGGCAACACATCCATCGGCGCCGTAAGCACCGACATCCGCCCGGCGTATTCCGCCAGCGCCTGACTGAAGCCTTCCTCGTCGAGCGTCGAGGTGTCCGACAAAAGCTCGTAAATCGCTTCGCGCCGCGGCAGGTCGAGATAGGTGGCGACGGTGCCGTACTGGAAATTGAAATCCAGCAACGCCACCTGCTTGCCCGCCTTCGCCACTTCCAGCGCCGTCTCCCACGCGAGATTGACGCAGAATGTCGTCGCGCCGACGCCGCCGGCGGCGCCGTAGACCGCGTAGACCGAACCGTGGCGCGAAGATCCGCCGCCGAACGACGCCGAACCGCCCGAACGCAACCGCGCGACGCTTTCGGCGAGCGCCGTCGCGGGCAGCGGCAGCGGCGCGAAATCATCCGCCCCGGCGCGCATCAGCGCATGCATTGCCGAAGGGCTGAGGCTTTCCGCGAGGAGAATCACCTTCAGTCCCACGGCCTTCGCCTGGGCGATCAACTCGCGCGCCGCCTTGATCTCCGCCTCGGCCTCGGATGTCACCCCGATGACCAGAAAACGCCCGCCCTCGGCGGCGATCTCCCGCACCGGGGCGGCGGCCATCCGAATCTCCGCCGCGATCCACGCGTTGCGCCCGAACGCCGCATCAAGTTGCGGCTCAAGCGCCGCCGGGCCGTCTCCGCCGATGAAAGAGACGACGGCGTCCGCCTGCGTCTCCCGGTTTCTTCTCAGCAGCACATCCGCTCCTTCGGGTCCGCCGTTTCCACGATAGCCGATTTGTCTCGCTTCAGTTCGTCGAACTGAGGTCTTCGGCGATCGCGGAGGCCGCCACGGCCGGCAGATTCAATTCTCGCGACGTATCTTCGCCCGAACCGAAGGCGAGATTAAAGAAGAATTGCAGAAAAAACGGTCGCTCCCGAATCGAAACTTCGACGATCGGGGTGAACGGCCCGCCGGCGAATCCCAGCGCGCCATAGGAATAGGTGACCGTGAGGTCGCTCGGATCGAGCAGATAGGCGACCCGGGCGACCTCGTCGAAGACTTGCGCGAAGGCCGTGGCGTCGCAGTCGCCGGTGAGATTGTCGCCGGAGCAGGTCCACGGGCCGTCTGCGGGCGCAAGGCAGGCGCCGAGCGCGCAGGGGTCGCCGGCCGAGAAGCCGGAGTCTGGCGCGAGCTCGTTGACCGCCGGCAGGGCCGTGTTGACCGGATCGCGCACCGCCGCGATTCGCGCGCCGAGTTCGACGGCCTTCTGCGCGGTCAGCGCGAAATGATAGGCGAGGGCGATCTGGAAGGAGAGGAACACGAGCGCGATGAGCGGCAGCAGCAGAATCACATATTCGATCGAAGCCGCGCCCGCGACATTCCTCAGGAAGCGCCGCGCGCTCATCGGCCGAAATACCTGACTGTATCCGCGGATGTGACGATCAGGCCCTCGATCTCCTTGAGCGCTAACCCGTCCGCCGTCTGGCGCGGCCCGCCGCCAAGCGAGAAAAGGCCAAGGATCGGGGAAGCGACGCCCGCTGCCGCGGAAAGCCCGACGGTCGCGAACCCGCCGGCTTCGTTGCTGGCGGCGCCGATCACCGGGTTCGAGATGGCCACATAAGACGTGTTGAGCCGCGATGTGATCAACTGATTGGCGACGGAGACGACGCTCGGCGGAAAGGCTTCCCCGGTTTCATCGAGCGGCGCGCGACTCAGATAGCGCGCCGCGTCGGCCACCGCGTTGTCGAGGGTCGCGCGCATCTGCAGCACGCGCCCGTATTCCGACGTCAGCACCAGCACTGCGAGAAGGATCGGAATCGAGATGACGAAATCGACGGTGACGCTGGCCGATCGATTTGCGAAGAAGCGCCGCAGCGTGCGTCCAATCCGGGCGCGCGCCGACGATTTCCGACAGCCTTCAGCAAGCGGCATCGCGAATCTCCAGTCAGCGCCGGCTGTGGGGCCGACGCGCTCGCGCCCTGCTCACCCGCCTCCGCTCGCGCTTACCGTCGTGGTGTTCGCACTGGCCGGCGGCTCGACCGTATCAGACGCGTAACGGCCATACATCAGATTCGCGCGTTCGCCATCCAGCCCGTCGCCGACATAGCCGCGCATCAGCCCGGTGATTTCGGTCACCGCCCGGCGGTTCAGCCGCTCCGGCGTCTCGCTTGGCACGATCGGCGCGTTTTCGCCCTCGCTTTCGACCGCGTCGATGCGTCCCGGCGCGACGCCGCGATCAATCAGAACGCGCGCGGCCGCGCGGGCGCGGGTCAGGCCGAGGCCCTGATTGTAGCGTTCGCCGCCAATGAGATCGGCATGGCCGCTGATTCGCACCCTCACATCGGGATGAGCGATGAGCCACGCCGCCTGTGCGGCCAGCGCCGCGCGGGCGGGAGGGGCGAGCGCCGCACGGTTAAACGCGAAATACACCGTATCTGGCGCCGCCGCCATGAAACGTGCGCGCTCCTCCTCGACATATCCGGCCTGACGCAACGCCGCCGATTGCGCGATGGCGTTGTTGTGTTGCGCCGCGCCGAAGCTCGTCGCGCCGGGGGTGCGGCCGGCTTCCGACGCGCAGCCGACAAGGAAAGCGAGCATCGCGAGGCCCGAAACCGGGATGGAAAGGGGGAGCCGCATCGCCGCTATTCCAGAACGTACCCGATAGCGCCGTCAAGCCCCTGCGCCGCAACTTCGTGCGTGGGCGAGTCGCCTTCCAGCTTGCCGAGGAGGAAGAGTTCGTCCTCGTTGGGGAGCTGCACCCTGTCGGTCGGCAGTTCAAGCTGCTCGCCATCGACCGGCGTCACGAGGACCGGGGTCACGATGATCACGAGTTCGGTCTGGTTGCGCTGGAAGTTGGCGCTGCGAAACAGTGTCCCGAGCACGGGAATGTCGCCAAGGAACGGCACCTGGCTCTTGCCGTCGGTGAAGTTCTCCTGAAGCAGTCCGGCGATCGCGATGCTCTGCCCATCGCGAAGCTCAACCGTCGTGCTTGCGCGGCGCGTCGTGAAGCCGGAGACTGAAATGCCGTTGGTGACGACCTGGATGGAGGTGTCGATCGCCGAGACCTCGGTTTCCAGCTCCAGATTGATCAGATCGTCATCGACCACGGTCGGCGTGAACGAGAGTCCGACGCCGAAGGGTTTGAATTCGACCGTGATCTCTCCGTCCTGACCGGCGATCGGAATCGGCACCTCTCCGCCGGCGAGAAACTGCGCGGTGTCGCCTGAAAGCGCCACGAGATTCGGCTCCGCCAGCGTTCTCGCGACCCCCTGCTGCTCCAGCGCGTTGAGCAATACGTCGAGGAAGACGCCGCCGGCCGAATAGATCAGGCGGCCGAGCCCGAACGCCTCCGACGGCACGCCGACGGTGTTGCCGACCGCCCTGTCGATCGTCGTGCCCAGATTGGAGCCGGACCGGGCGACGCCGCGCACGTCGCCTCCGCCGAAGACGGCGTTGATGTTGAAGCCGAGGCTCTTCGAAGCCGAGCGCTGCATCTCCGCGAAGCGGATCTTCAGCATCACCTGCTGTGTTCCGCCGACATTCATGAGGTTGGCGACATTGTCGCCGGAATAGGCGCGGGCGAGGCTCATCGCCGTTTCGACCTTGCGCGCGCCGGAAACCGCGCCCGAAAGCACCATGCCGCCATTCGCCTCGCGCACCTCGATCGGCTCACCCGGAAGAACCTCGCGCAGACGTTGCTTGAATTCCGAAAGATCGGGTGTGACCCGCACGTCGACATTCGTGATCAGCCGGCCATTGTCGCCGAGCAGCGTCAGCGTCGTTGCGCCGGGCGCCTTGCCGAGAATGTAGATGGTCTGATCCGAGAGCGCGGCGACATCGGCGATCTCCGGGTTCGCGATCGAGACTTCGACGAAGCGCTGCGCGCTTTCGAGAACGATGGCGCGATTGATGTAAACCTTCACGTCGCCCGAAGCGGCGCCGCGGGCGACCCTCAGAACATTGTTCGCAGCCTGTGCGGAAACGGCGCTGGGCGCGGCGCTCGCCAGCGCCGTAACCATCAGTATCGTCGTGACAATTCCGCGAGCGCGCATGGCGCAGACCCCGTTTCCCGCACGCCCGATGCGCGCGCCTAACGGCCACTCTACGGATAGAAAGATAAAACGCAAGCAAAACTATGAGTTAGGATGCGTTCTTAATGTATCTATTCAGTTTTCGGCGCGGGAGCGACATCGTCGCAGATCAGGTCGATTCCCTTCCGCACGCACAGATTCTTCACCGGCGGCGCGGGCTGGCTGGCTGCGCTTCGCGTGACGATGTCATCGATGTCTATCGGCTTCGACTCCACCGTCGTCGCGTCTTCGTCGATCTGGCGCAGGCTGAGTGAGATGCGGCCGAGTTGCTGCGCGAGCGCCAGCTTCTGCGCGTCATCCAGCGTTACCTCCACCGTTGCGGTGCGGGCGACGCGTGCGCGGTTCGAATCCTGCCCGGCGAACTGGTCGACCGCGATCACCTTGACGTTCTGCATGATGAGGTTCGTCGTAAGCCCATCCTTGTCGCTACGGGTCAGGAACACGTCGACCCGATCGTTCGGCAGCAGGAATCCGGCGACGCCTGAGACCGTATCGATACGGAGAGTGAAGGCCCGCATTCCCGGCGTAAGCTGGGCGGAAATCATCGCCTGCTCGCCAAACCCCGTTACCTTGGTTCTGAGAACCGGATCGCTCGGCTCCATCGCGCGCAAAACGATGCGCGCGCCGCTGTCCTCCTCCGCGCCGAAAAGCTCTTCCATCGTGGCGAAGCCGTTGGCGGGCGCTGCTTCCTGCGGAAACTTGACCACTTTCACCGCGTCCGCGTTCAGCGTTTCACCATAGCGCAGCGCCCTGGCGGCGACGATTATCGGCGTGGTCTCGATCTGTGGCTCTGCGACTGGCGCAGCCGCATCGGCTGCCTGCTGCGCCAGCGCAGCTT encodes:
- a CDS encoding CpaF family protein, whose amino-acid sequence is MFKKYRTTQTPPARPQPEPVTPAVAMKPPAARRPTSEEQADARRRRRLLDLRVTIHQRLLESLNLGAIEDAPIADLRQEIAAISRETLTDIGVVVNAQEFESLVNALVDEVTGLGPLEPLLKDPTVTDILVNTHEQCFVERFGRLELTEVQFKDERHLMRVIDKIVSAVGRRVDESQPWVDARLKDGSRVNAMIPPCAVDGPLLSIRKFSRTPFDIEKLIEFGTLSGHMAQYLQAVVSTRLNVLVSGGTGSGKTTNLNALSAFIANNERIVTIEDTAELQLQQMHVGRMESRPPNIEGKGEINQRDLLRNALRMRPDRIIVGEVRGGEVLDMLQAMNTGHDGSMTTIHANNPRDALGRVENMVSMSGIDMPMKAVRTQIAAAIQVVVQVSRLSDGARRMVSIQEITGMDGDIVTMQEIFRFDQQTIGDDGSVIGEFTATGIRSHFAERFARWGIKLPQDIFIPAGRKAG
- a CDS encoding AAA family ATPase, whose protein sequence is MLLRRNRETQADAVVSFIGGDGPAALEPQLDAAFGRNAWIAAEIRMAAAPVREIAAEGGRFLVIGVTSEAEAEIKAARELIAQAKAVGLKVILLAESLSPSAMHALMRAGADDFAPLPLPATALAESVARLRSGGSASFGGGSSRHGSVYAVYGAAGGVGATTFCVNLAWETALEVAKAGKQVALLDFNFQYGTVATYLDLPRREAIYELLSDTSTLDEEGFSQALAEYAGRMSVLTAPMDVLPLDIIGPDDVRTMLGLARANYDFIFIDLPQTLTHWSDLVLTEAETFFAVMQTDMRSAQNMLRFLRALKAEDLPVENISVVLNRAPTFTDMSGRSRARRLEQSLSVDFAARLPDGGKQITAACDQGAPLARAAKGNALRKEIRRIARGLVKSAAAAARAETGGAK
- a CDS encoding TadE/TadG family type IV pilus assembly protein gives rise to the protein MSARRFLRNVAGAASIEYVILLLPLIALVFLSFQIALAYHFALTAQKAVELGARIAAVRDPVNTALPAVNELAPDSGFSAGDPCALGACLAPADGPWTCSGDNLTGDCDATAFAQVFDEVARVAYLLDPSDLTVTYSYGALGFAGGPFTPIVEVSIRERPFFLQFFFNLAFGSGEDTSRELNLPAVAASAIAEDLSSTN
- a CDS encoding TadE/TadG family type IV pilus assembly protein — translated: MPLAEGCRKSSARARIGRTLRRFFANRSASVTVDFVISIPILLAVLVLTSEYGRVLQMRATLDNAVADAARYLSRAPLDETGEAFPPSVVSVANQLITSRLNTSYVAISNPVIGAASNEAGGFATVGLSAAAGVASPILGLFSLGGGPRQTADGLALKEIEGLIVTSADTVRYFGR
- a CDS encoding OmpA family protein → MRLPLSIPVSGLAMLAFLVGCASEAGRTPGATSFGAAQHNNAIAQSAALRQAGYVEEERARFMAAAPDTVYFAFNRAALAPPARAALAAQAAWLIAHPDVRVRISGHADLIGGERYNQGLGLTRARAAARVLIDRGVAPGRIDAVESEGENAPIVPSETPERLNRRAVTEITGLMRGYVGDGLDGERANLMYGRYASDTVEPPASANTTTVSASGGG
- a CDS encoding type II and III secretion system protein family protein; the encoded protein is MRARGIVTTILMVTALASAAPSAVSAQAANNVLRVARGAASGDVKVYINRAIVLESAQRFVEVSIANPEIADVAALSDQTIYILGKAPGATTLTLLGDNGRLITNVDVRVTPDLSEFKQRLREVLPGEPIEVREANGGMVLSGAVSGARKVETAMSLARAYSGDNVANLMNVGGTQQVMLKIRFAEMQRSASKSLGFNINAVFGGGDVRGVARSGSNLGTTIDRAVGNTVGVPSEAFGLGRLIYSAGGVFLDVLLNALEQQGVARTLAEPNLVALSGDTAQFLAGGEVPIPIAGQDGEITVEFKPFGVGLSFTPTVVDDDLINLELETEVSAIDTSIQVVTNGISVSGFTTRRASTTVELRDGQSIAIAGLLQENFTDGKSQVPFLGDIPVLGTLFRSANFQRNQTELVIIVTPVLVTPVDGEQLELPTDRVQLPNEDELFLLGKLEGDSPTHEVAAQGLDGAIGYVLE
- the cpaB gene encoding Flp pilus assembly protein CpaB — its product is MRVVALIILIFGVALAGGAVFFASERYAAIEAALAQQAADAAAPVAEPQIETTPIIVAARALRYGETLNADAVKVVKFPQEAAPANGFATMEELFGAEEDSGARIVLRAMEPSDPVLRTKVTGFGEQAMISAQLTPGMRAFTLRIDTVSGVAGFLLPNDRVDVFLTRSDKDGLTTNLIMQNVKVIAVDQFAGQDSNRARVARTATVEVTLDDAQKLALAQQLGRISLSLRQIDEDATTVESKPIDIDDIVTRSAASQPAPPVKNLCVRKGIDLICDDVAPAPKTE